The following proteins are co-located in the Trichomycterus rosablanca isolate fTriRos1 chromosome 14, fTriRos1.hap1, whole genome shotgun sequence genome:
- the nvl gene encoding nuclear valosin-containing protein-like isoform X1, whose product MKNRSGGATDQRLKHRVQQYLKSSNSQYVDISAVAADLQRLYRIDYGRRNKTAFRIQVEKVYDVIHTESGLSPPEEEHSAKRARRSQEDSGEDGGAPSDSTDSEEDEDEDSTEREQSTDHMNGSLKSLYSRGNPAAPEDGAPRRGPRPAPATGASPPPPGGWFIDTSGSRDREEGGLIDLCGEAPASTARADKESNPPAPEPEHKPRRSRKKEKRRRDAEGKDGDAEAAAKKGRIKTPELQRSSVKFEDVGGNEETLTELCKLLIHLRHPEVYQQLGVVPPRGFLLHGPPGCGKTLLAQAVAGEMDLPMLKVSAPELVSGISGESEQKLRELFEQAVSSAPCIMFIDEIDAITPKREVASKDMERRMVAQLLTCMDDLNSLSVPAQVLVIGATNRPDSLDPALRRAGRFDREICLGIPDEGARLRILQTLCRRLKLPAEFDFLKLARLTPGYVGADLMALCREAAMSAVNRVLLRRTGTPSDAGGAEGGVAEASDASTGQQGELERLLCLLRTSESLSEDQLAGLCVLMDDFRAALGSVQPSAKREGFATVPDVTWEDVGALQDIRDELAMAILAPVRSPEQFRALGLNAPAGVLLAGPPGCGKTLLAKAVANESGLNFISVKGPELLNMYVGESERAVRQVFQRGRNSAPCVIFFDEVDALCPRRSGHESGASVRVVNQLLTEMDGLESRRQVFIMAATNRPDIIDPAVLRPGRLDRTLYVGLPPPEDRHAILLTITKGGTRPALAPDVSLAEIAHDDRCECFTGADLSALVREASVNALRARLCSRTGGGPSGNNNTSTSAPPTDPPVTAPPGPAQDVRVSRQNFEDAFKKVRPSVSKKDQAMYEKLRESLSR is encoded by the exons ATGAAGAACAGGAGCGGAGGAGCTACAGACCAGCGGCTCAAACACCGAGTCCAACAG TACCTGAAGTCCAGTAACAGTCAGTACGTGGATATTTCAGCCGTGGCTGCGGATCTTCAGCGGCTCTACAG GATCGATTACGGCCGGCGGAATAAAACCGCCTTCAGGATCCAGGTGGAGAAAG tgtacgacGTGATACACACCGAGTCTGGACTCTCGCCGCCGGAGGAGGAACACTCGGCTAAGAGGGCGCGGCGTAGCCAGGAGGATTCTGG GGAGGACGGCGGCGCCCCGAGCGACAGCACCGACAGcgaggaggacgaggacgagGACTCCACCGAACGCGAG CAGAGCACCGATCACATGAACGGCTCCCTGAAGTCGCTCTACTCCAGGGGGAACCCGGCGGCCCCGGAGGACGGGGCCCCGCGGAGAGGGCCCCGCCCCGCCCCCGCTACAGGGGCGTCGCCGCCGCCGCCGGGCGGGTGGTTCATCGATACGAGCGGGAGCAGAGATCGGGAGGAGGGCGGACTGATCGATCTGTGTGGCGAGGCGCCAGCCAGCACCGCCAGGGCAGAC AAGGAGTCGAATCCGCCGGCGCCGGAGCCCGAACACAAGCCCAGGAGGAGCAGGaagaaagagaagagaagaagagaCGCGGAGGGCAAAGACGGCGACGCCGAGGCGGCGGCTAAAAAAG GTCGGATCAAGACCCCCGAGCTTCAGCGCTCCAGCGTCAAGTTCGAAGACGTGGGCGGCAACGAGGAGACTCTGACG GAGCTGTGCAAGCTGCTGATCCACCTGCGCCACCCCGAGGTGTACCAGCAGCTGGGGGTGGTGCCGCCCCGGGGCTTCCTTCTCCACGGGCCGCCCGGCTGTGGCAAGACGCTCCTGGCTCAGGCCGTCGCCGGG GAGATGGACCTGCCCATGCTGAAGGTCTCGGCCCCGGAGCTGGTCTCGGGCATCTCGGGGGAGTCGGAGCAGAAGCTGCGCGAGCTGTTCGAGCAGGCCGTG agcagCGCCCCCTGCATCATGTTCATAGACGAGATCGACGCCATCACGCCCAAGCGAGAGGTGGCATCCAAGGACATGGAGCGGCGGATGGTCGCCCAGCTGCTCACCTGCATGGACG ATCTGAACTCCCTCTCCGTCCCGGCGCAGGTCCTGGTGATCGGAGCTACCAACCGCCCGGACTCTCTAGACCCGGCTCTGAGGAGGGCGGGGCGCTTCGACCGGGAGATCTGTCTGGGAATCCCCGACGAGGGAGCGCGACTCAG GATCCTCCAGACTCTCTGTCGCAGGCTGAAGCTCCCGGCGGAGTTCGACTTCCTGAAACTGGCGCGCCTCACCCCGGGCTACGTGGGCGCGGACCTGATGGCGCTGTGCCGCGAGGCCGCCATGAGCGCCGTGAACAGGGTGCTGCTGCGGCGGACGGGCACGCCGAGCGACGCCGGGGGagcggaggggggcgtggcggaGGCTTCGGACGCTTCGACGGGCCAGCAGGGGGAGCTGGAGCGGCTGCTCTGCCTGCTGAGGACCAGCGAGTCTCTGAGCGAGGACCAGCTCGCCGGGCTCTGCGTCCTCATGGACGACTTCCGGGCGGCGCTGGGCAGCGTCCAGCCCTCGGCCAAGCGCGAGGGGTTCGCCACCGTGCCCGACGTCACCTGGGAGGACGTGGGCGCCCTGCAGGACATCCGGGACGAGCTGGCCATGGCCATCCTG gcgcCCGTCCGGAGCCCGGAGCAGTTCAGGGCGCTGGGTCTGAACGCCCCCGCCGGAGTGCTGCTAGCCGGACCCCCGGGGTGTGGAAAGACCCTGCTCGCGAAA GCCGTCGCCAACGAGTCGGGATTGAACTTCATATCCGTCAAGGGACCCGAGCTGCTGAACATG TACGTGGGCGAGAGCGAGCGGGCCGTCCGCCAGGTGTTCCAGAGGGGGCGCAACTCCGCGCCGTGCGTCATCTTCTTCGACGAGGTCGACGCCCTCTGCCCCCGGCGCTCCGGCCACGAG TCCGGTGCCAGCGTGCGGGTGGTGAACCAGCTGCTGACGGAGATGGACGGCCTGGAGTCGCGCCGGCAGGTCTTCATCATGGCCGCCACCAACCGGCCCG ACATCATCGATCCCGCCGTGCTCCGCCCGGGCCGCCTGGATAGGACCCTGTACGTGGGGTTACCTCCCCCAGAGGACAGACACGCCATACTGCTAACCATCACAAAG GGGGGCACCAGACCCGCTCTGGCGCCCGACGTGAGCCTGGCGGAGATCGCCCACGACGACCGGTGCGAGTGTTTCAC gggcgCGGACCTGTCGGCGCTGGTCCGAGAGGCCTCGGTTAACGCCCTACGAGCCCGTCTGTGCTCCCGGACCGGCGGCGGACCCTCAGGTAACAACAACACCTCCACCTCCGCCCCCCCCACAGACCCGCCCGTCACCGCCCCCCCCGGTCCCGCCCAGGACGTACGGGTCAGCAGGCAGAACTTCGAAGACGCCTTCAAGAAGGTGCGGCCGTCCGTCTCCAAAAAG GACCAGGCGATGTACGAGAAGCTGAGAGAATCCCTGAGCAGATGA
- the nvl gene encoding nuclear valosin-containing protein-like isoform X3, protein MKNRSGGATDQRLKHRVQQYLKSSNSQYVDISAVAADLQRLYRIDYGRRNKTAFRIQVEKVYDVIHTESGLSPPEEEHSAKRARRSQEDSGEDGGAPSDSTDSEEDEDEDSTEREQSTDHMNGSLKSLYSRGNPAAPEDGAPRRGPRPAPATGASPPPPGGWFIDTSGSRDREEGGLIDLCGEAPASTARADESNPPAPEPEHKPRRSRKKEKRRRDAEGKDGDAEAAAKKGRIKTPELQRSSVKFEDVGGNEETLTELCKLLIHLRHPEVYQQLGVVPPRGFLLHGPPGCGKTLLAQAVAGEMDLPMLKVSAPELVSGISGESEQKLRELFEQAVSSAPCIMFIDEIDAITPKREVASKDMERRMVAQLLTCMDDLNSLSVPAQVLVIGATNRPDSLDPALRRAGRFDREICLGIPDEGARLRILQTLCRRLKLPAEFDFLKLARLTPGYVGADLMALCREAAMSAVNRVLLRRTGTPSDAGGAEGGVAEASDASTGQQGELERLLCLLRTSESLSEDQLAGLCVLMDDFRAALGSVQPSAKREGFATVPDVTWEDVGALQDIRDELAMAILAPVRSPEQFRALGLNAPAGVLLAGPPGCGKTLLAKAVANESGLNFISVKGPELLNMYVGESERAVRQVFQRGRNSAPCVIFFDEVDALCPRRSGHESGASVRVVNQLLTEMDGLESRRQVFIMAATNRPDIIDPAVLRPGRLDRTLYVGLPPPEDRHAILLTITKGGTRPALAPDVSLAEIAHDDRCECFTGADLSALVREASVNALRARLCSRTGGGPSGNNNTSTSAPPTDPPVTAPPGPAQDVRVSRQNFEDAFKKVRPSVSKKDQAMYEKLRESLSR, encoded by the exons ATGAAGAACAGGAGCGGAGGAGCTACAGACCAGCGGCTCAAACACCGAGTCCAACAG TACCTGAAGTCCAGTAACAGTCAGTACGTGGATATTTCAGCCGTGGCTGCGGATCTTCAGCGGCTCTACAG GATCGATTACGGCCGGCGGAATAAAACCGCCTTCAGGATCCAGGTGGAGAAAG tgtacgacGTGATACACACCGAGTCTGGACTCTCGCCGCCGGAGGAGGAACACTCGGCTAAGAGGGCGCGGCGTAGCCAGGAGGATTCTGG GGAGGACGGCGGCGCCCCGAGCGACAGCACCGACAGcgaggaggacgaggacgagGACTCCACCGAACGCGAG CAGAGCACCGATCACATGAACGGCTCCCTGAAGTCGCTCTACTCCAGGGGGAACCCGGCGGCCCCGGAGGACGGGGCCCCGCGGAGAGGGCCCCGCCCCGCCCCCGCTACAGGGGCGTCGCCGCCGCCGCCGGGCGGGTGGTTCATCGATACGAGCGGGAGCAGAGATCGGGAGGAGGGCGGACTGATCGATCTGTGTGGCGAGGCGCCAGCCAGCACCGCCAGGGCAGAC GAGTCGAATCCGCCGGCGCCGGAGCCCGAACACAAGCCCAGGAGGAGCAGGaagaaagagaagagaagaagagaCGCGGAGGGCAAAGACGGCGACGCCGAGGCGGCGGCTAAAAAAG GTCGGATCAAGACCCCCGAGCTTCAGCGCTCCAGCGTCAAGTTCGAAGACGTGGGCGGCAACGAGGAGACTCTGACG GAGCTGTGCAAGCTGCTGATCCACCTGCGCCACCCCGAGGTGTACCAGCAGCTGGGGGTGGTGCCGCCCCGGGGCTTCCTTCTCCACGGGCCGCCCGGCTGTGGCAAGACGCTCCTGGCTCAGGCCGTCGCCGGG GAGATGGACCTGCCCATGCTGAAGGTCTCGGCCCCGGAGCTGGTCTCGGGCATCTCGGGGGAGTCGGAGCAGAAGCTGCGCGAGCTGTTCGAGCAGGCCGTG agcagCGCCCCCTGCATCATGTTCATAGACGAGATCGACGCCATCACGCCCAAGCGAGAGGTGGCATCCAAGGACATGGAGCGGCGGATGGTCGCCCAGCTGCTCACCTGCATGGACG ATCTGAACTCCCTCTCCGTCCCGGCGCAGGTCCTGGTGATCGGAGCTACCAACCGCCCGGACTCTCTAGACCCGGCTCTGAGGAGGGCGGGGCGCTTCGACCGGGAGATCTGTCTGGGAATCCCCGACGAGGGAGCGCGACTCAG GATCCTCCAGACTCTCTGTCGCAGGCTGAAGCTCCCGGCGGAGTTCGACTTCCTGAAACTGGCGCGCCTCACCCCGGGCTACGTGGGCGCGGACCTGATGGCGCTGTGCCGCGAGGCCGCCATGAGCGCCGTGAACAGGGTGCTGCTGCGGCGGACGGGCACGCCGAGCGACGCCGGGGGagcggaggggggcgtggcggaGGCTTCGGACGCTTCGACGGGCCAGCAGGGGGAGCTGGAGCGGCTGCTCTGCCTGCTGAGGACCAGCGAGTCTCTGAGCGAGGACCAGCTCGCCGGGCTCTGCGTCCTCATGGACGACTTCCGGGCGGCGCTGGGCAGCGTCCAGCCCTCGGCCAAGCGCGAGGGGTTCGCCACCGTGCCCGACGTCACCTGGGAGGACGTGGGCGCCCTGCAGGACATCCGGGACGAGCTGGCCATGGCCATCCTG gcgcCCGTCCGGAGCCCGGAGCAGTTCAGGGCGCTGGGTCTGAACGCCCCCGCCGGAGTGCTGCTAGCCGGACCCCCGGGGTGTGGAAAGACCCTGCTCGCGAAA GCCGTCGCCAACGAGTCGGGATTGAACTTCATATCCGTCAAGGGACCCGAGCTGCTGAACATG TACGTGGGCGAGAGCGAGCGGGCCGTCCGCCAGGTGTTCCAGAGGGGGCGCAACTCCGCGCCGTGCGTCATCTTCTTCGACGAGGTCGACGCCCTCTGCCCCCGGCGCTCCGGCCACGAG TCCGGTGCCAGCGTGCGGGTGGTGAACCAGCTGCTGACGGAGATGGACGGCCTGGAGTCGCGCCGGCAGGTCTTCATCATGGCCGCCACCAACCGGCCCG ACATCATCGATCCCGCCGTGCTCCGCCCGGGCCGCCTGGATAGGACCCTGTACGTGGGGTTACCTCCCCCAGAGGACAGACACGCCATACTGCTAACCATCACAAAG GGGGGCACCAGACCCGCTCTGGCGCCCGACGTGAGCCTGGCGGAGATCGCCCACGACGACCGGTGCGAGTGTTTCAC gggcgCGGACCTGTCGGCGCTGGTCCGAGAGGCCTCGGTTAACGCCCTACGAGCCCGTCTGTGCTCCCGGACCGGCGGCGGACCCTCAGGTAACAACAACACCTCCACCTCCGCCCCCCCCACAGACCCGCCCGTCACCGCCCCCCCCGGTCCCGCCCAGGACGTACGGGTCAGCAGGCAGAACTTCGAAGACGCCTTCAAGAAGGTGCGGCCGTCCGTCTCCAAAAAG GACCAGGCGATGTACGAGAAGCTGAGAGAATCCCTGAGCAGATGA
- the nvl gene encoding nuclear valosin-containing protein-like isoform X2, which yields MKNRSGGATDQRLKHRVQQYLKSSNSQYVDISAVAADLQRLYRIDYGRRNKTAFRIQVEKVYDVIHTESGLSPPEEEHSAKRARRSQEDSGEDGGAPSDSTDSEEDEDEDSTERESTDHMNGSLKSLYSRGNPAAPEDGAPRRGPRPAPATGASPPPPGGWFIDTSGSRDREEGGLIDLCGEAPASTARADKESNPPAPEPEHKPRRSRKKEKRRRDAEGKDGDAEAAAKKGRIKTPELQRSSVKFEDVGGNEETLTELCKLLIHLRHPEVYQQLGVVPPRGFLLHGPPGCGKTLLAQAVAGEMDLPMLKVSAPELVSGISGESEQKLRELFEQAVSSAPCIMFIDEIDAITPKREVASKDMERRMVAQLLTCMDDLNSLSVPAQVLVIGATNRPDSLDPALRRAGRFDREICLGIPDEGARLRILQTLCRRLKLPAEFDFLKLARLTPGYVGADLMALCREAAMSAVNRVLLRRTGTPSDAGGAEGGVAEASDASTGQQGELERLLCLLRTSESLSEDQLAGLCVLMDDFRAALGSVQPSAKREGFATVPDVTWEDVGALQDIRDELAMAILAPVRSPEQFRALGLNAPAGVLLAGPPGCGKTLLAKAVANESGLNFISVKGPELLNMYVGESERAVRQVFQRGRNSAPCVIFFDEVDALCPRRSGHESGASVRVVNQLLTEMDGLESRRQVFIMAATNRPDIIDPAVLRPGRLDRTLYVGLPPPEDRHAILLTITKGGTRPALAPDVSLAEIAHDDRCECFTGADLSALVREASVNALRARLCSRTGGGPSGNNNTSTSAPPTDPPVTAPPGPAQDVRVSRQNFEDAFKKVRPSVSKKDQAMYEKLRESLSR from the exons ATGAAGAACAGGAGCGGAGGAGCTACAGACCAGCGGCTCAAACACCGAGTCCAACAG TACCTGAAGTCCAGTAACAGTCAGTACGTGGATATTTCAGCCGTGGCTGCGGATCTTCAGCGGCTCTACAG GATCGATTACGGCCGGCGGAATAAAACCGCCTTCAGGATCCAGGTGGAGAAAG tgtacgacGTGATACACACCGAGTCTGGACTCTCGCCGCCGGAGGAGGAACACTCGGCTAAGAGGGCGCGGCGTAGCCAGGAGGATTCTGG GGAGGACGGCGGCGCCCCGAGCGACAGCACCGACAGcgaggaggacgaggacgagGACTCCACCGAACGCGAG AGCACCGATCACATGAACGGCTCCCTGAAGTCGCTCTACTCCAGGGGGAACCCGGCGGCCCCGGAGGACGGGGCCCCGCGGAGAGGGCCCCGCCCCGCCCCCGCTACAGGGGCGTCGCCGCCGCCGCCGGGCGGGTGGTTCATCGATACGAGCGGGAGCAGAGATCGGGAGGAGGGCGGACTGATCGATCTGTGTGGCGAGGCGCCAGCCAGCACCGCCAGGGCAGAC AAGGAGTCGAATCCGCCGGCGCCGGAGCCCGAACACAAGCCCAGGAGGAGCAGGaagaaagagaagagaagaagagaCGCGGAGGGCAAAGACGGCGACGCCGAGGCGGCGGCTAAAAAAG GTCGGATCAAGACCCCCGAGCTTCAGCGCTCCAGCGTCAAGTTCGAAGACGTGGGCGGCAACGAGGAGACTCTGACG GAGCTGTGCAAGCTGCTGATCCACCTGCGCCACCCCGAGGTGTACCAGCAGCTGGGGGTGGTGCCGCCCCGGGGCTTCCTTCTCCACGGGCCGCCCGGCTGTGGCAAGACGCTCCTGGCTCAGGCCGTCGCCGGG GAGATGGACCTGCCCATGCTGAAGGTCTCGGCCCCGGAGCTGGTCTCGGGCATCTCGGGGGAGTCGGAGCAGAAGCTGCGCGAGCTGTTCGAGCAGGCCGTG agcagCGCCCCCTGCATCATGTTCATAGACGAGATCGACGCCATCACGCCCAAGCGAGAGGTGGCATCCAAGGACATGGAGCGGCGGATGGTCGCCCAGCTGCTCACCTGCATGGACG ATCTGAACTCCCTCTCCGTCCCGGCGCAGGTCCTGGTGATCGGAGCTACCAACCGCCCGGACTCTCTAGACCCGGCTCTGAGGAGGGCGGGGCGCTTCGACCGGGAGATCTGTCTGGGAATCCCCGACGAGGGAGCGCGACTCAG GATCCTCCAGACTCTCTGTCGCAGGCTGAAGCTCCCGGCGGAGTTCGACTTCCTGAAACTGGCGCGCCTCACCCCGGGCTACGTGGGCGCGGACCTGATGGCGCTGTGCCGCGAGGCCGCCATGAGCGCCGTGAACAGGGTGCTGCTGCGGCGGACGGGCACGCCGAGCGACGCCGGGGGagcggaggggggcgtggcggaGGCTTCGGACGCTTCGACGGGCCAGCAGGGGGAGCTGGAGCGGCTGCTCTGCCTGCTGAGGACCAGCGAGTCTCTGAGCGAGGACCAGCTCGCCGGGCTCTGCGTCCTCATGGACGACTTCCGGGCGGCGCTGGGCAGCGTCCAGCCCTCGGCCAAGCGCGAGGGGTTCGCCACCGTGCCCGACGTCACCTGGGAGGACGTGGGCGCCCTGCAGGACATCCGGGACGAGCTGGCCATGGCCATCCTG gcgcCCGTCCGGAGCCCGGAGCAGTTCAGGGCGCTGGGTCTGAACGCCCCCGCCGGAGTGCTGCTAGCCGGACCCCCGGGGTGTGGAAAGACCCTGCTCGCGAAA GCCGTCGCCAACGAGTCGGGATTGAACTTCATATCCGTCAAGGGACCCGAGCTGCTGAACATG TACGTGGGCGAGAGCGAGCGGGCCGTCCGCCAGGTGTTCCAGAGGGGGCGCAACTCCGCGCCGTGCGTCATCTTCTTCGACGAGGTCGACGCCCTCTGCCCCCGGCGCTCCGGCCACGAG TCCGGTGCCAGCGTGCGGGTGGTGAACCAGCTGCTGACGGAGATGGACGGCCTGGAGTCGCGCCGGCAGGTCTTCATCATGGCCGCCACCAACCGGCCCG ACATCATCGATCCCGCCGTGCTCCGCCCGGGCCGCCTGGATAGGACCCTGTACGTGGGGTTACCTCCCCCAGAGGACAGACACGCCATACTGCTAACCATCACAAAG GGGGGCACCAGACCCGCTCTGGCGCCCGACGTGAGCCTGGCGGAGATCGCCCACGACGACCGGTGCGAGTGTTTCAC gggcgCGGACCTGTCGGCGCTGGTCCGAGAGGCCTCGGTTAACGCCCTACGAGCCCGTCTGTGCTCCCGGACCGGCGGCGGACCCTCAGGTAACAACAACACCTCCACCTCCGCCCCCCCCACAGACCCGCCCGTCACCGCCCCCCCCGGTCCCGCCCAGGACGTACGGGTCAGCAGGCAGAACTTCGAAGACGCCTTCAAGAAGGTGCGGCCGTCCGTCTCCAAAAAG GACCAGGCGATGTACGAGAAGCTGAGAGAATCCCTGAGCAGATGA
- the degs1 gene encoding sphingolipid delta(4)-desaturase DES1, which yields MGNRVARDDYEWVYTDQPHADRRTEILAKYPQIKSLMGPDPRLKWIVCLMVAVQFLAFYLVKDLDWKWVLFWTYAFGSCVNHSMTLAIHEISHNAAFGNSRARWNRWFAVFANLPVGLPYSASFKRYHLDHHRYLGGDGVDVDIPTDFEGWFFCTRARKLVWIALQPLFYAARPLCINPKPVSRLELANAAVQLAFDVLLYRLWGVKPVVYMMAGSMLGMGLHPISGHFIAEHYMFLKGHETYSYYGSLNLLTFNVGYHNEHHDFPSIPGRRLPQVKQIAAEYYADLPCYTSWVRVLYDFIVDDELSPYSRVKRKLKGDLKLE from the exons ATGGGGAACCGGGTGGCCCGTGATGATTATGAATGGGTTTATACAGACCAGCCTCATGCGGACAGGAGGACAGAAATCCTCG CCAAATATCCCCAGATCAAGTCCCTGATGGGTCCCGACCCCCGTCTGAAGTGGATCGTCTGCCTGATGGTGGCCGTCCAGTTCCTGGCCTTCTACCTGGTGAAGGACCTGGACTGGAAGTGGGTCCTGTTCTGGACGTACGCCTTCGGCAGCTGCGTCAACCACTCCATGACGCTGGCCATCCACGAGATCTCGCACAACGCGGCCTTCGGGAACAGCCGCGCCAGGTGGAACCGCTGGTTCGCCGTGTTCGCCAACCTGCCGGTGGGCCTGCCGTACTCGGCCTCGTTCAAGCGCTACCACCTGGACCACCACCGCTACCTGGGGGGCGACGGCGTGGACGTGGACATCCCCACCGACTTCGAGGGCTGGTTCTTCTGCACCCGCGCGCGCAAGCTGGTGTGGATCGCTCTGCAGCCGCTCTTCTACGCCGCCCGGCCGCTGTGCATCAACCCCAAACCCGTCAGCCGGCTGGAGCTGGCCAACGCGGCCGTCCAGCTGGCCTTCGACGTCCTCCTGTACCGGCTGTGGGGGGTCAAGCCCGTGGTGTACATGATGGCCGGGTCCATGCTGGGGATGGGCCTCCACCCCATCTCGGGTCACTTCATCGCCGAGCACTACATGTTCCTCAAGGGCCACGAGACCTACTCCTACTACGGCTCGCTCAACCTGCTGACCTTCAACGTGGGCTACCACAACGAGCACCACGACTTTCCCAGCATTCCCGGCAGGCGGCTGCCTCAG GTGAAGCAGATCGCGGCCGAGTACTACGCCGACCTGCCGTGCTACACGTCGTGGGTGAGGGTGCTGTACGACTTCATCGTGGACGACGAGCTGAGCCCGTACTCGCGCGTCAAGAGGAAGCTGAAGGGCGACCTCAAGCTGGAGTGA